The Solanum lycopersicum chromosome 6, SLM_r2.1 genome has a window encoding:
- the LOC101267815 gene encoding uncharacterized protein isoform X1 gives MEAEKSAESNKKSKNNRDKKMTRKEILEKKKKVQEIIKAAVSQKDLFSSFPTFRHYKKKDLSVYLDSGCGDSLSSPVKQYIQNLLKVNMEASYGTEWPVEEKVKRREMVSSEARYIFVYEISNVDDMLKLSKKERCNADGMDDKGHLVAFVHYRFTIEEEIPVLYVYELQLEHRVQGKGLGKFLMVLIELIAQKSKMSAMVLTVQKANMIAMNFYRNKLRYLISTMSPSQMGLQTNYELLCKSFDYEAKDGLQVKINDCKVIRSPFVKHLTKFLPMSA, from the exons ATGGAAGCTGAGAAGAGCGCAGAGTCGAACAAGAAATCGAAGAATAACAGAGACAAGAAGATGACAAGGAAAGAG ATattagaaaagaagaagaaggtgcAAGAGATAATCAAAGCTGCTGTTTCTCAGAAAGACCTTTTTTCTTCCTTCCCAACTTTTCGCCATTACAAGAAAAAGG ATTTGTCTGTGTACTTGGACTCGGGATGCGGAGATAGCCTTTCTTCTCCAGTAAAGCAGTATATTCAGAATCTCCTCAAG GTGAATATGGAGGCATCCTATGGAACAGAGTGGCCTGTAGAAGAGAAGGTGAAGCGCAGGGAGATGGTTTCTTCTGAAGCTCGTTATATATTTGTGTATGAGATATCAAATGTGGATGACATGCTCAAATTATCAAAGAAAGAAAGGTGTAATGCAGACGGTATGGATGATAAAGGTCATCTTGTGGCTTTTGTACATTACCGCTTCACCATCGAGGAAGAAATTCCTGTTCTTTATGTGTATGAATTACAGCTTGAACATCGTGTTCAGGGGAAGGGGCTGGGAAAATTCTTAATGGTGCTTATTGAGCTGATTGCTCAGAAG AGTAAAATGAGTGCCATGGTGCTAACAGTTCAGAAGGCAAACATGATAGCAATGAACTTCTATCGGAATAAACTAAG GTACCTGATATCCACTATGTCACCCTCACAG ATGGGGTTACAGACAAATTATGAGCTTCTTTGCAAGTCATTTGATTATGAAGCTAAAGATGGATTACAG GTGAAGATAAATGACTGCAAGGTGATTCGGAGTCCGTTTGTGAAGCATCTTACAAAGTTTTTGCCTATGTCAGCTTGA
- the LOC101267815 gene encoding uncharacterized protein isoform X2, with translation MEAEKSAESNKKSKNNRDKKMTRKEILEKKKKVQEIIKAAVSQKDLFSSFPTFRHYKKKDLSVYLDSGCGDSLSSPVKQYIQNLLKVNMEASYGTEWPVEEKVKRREMVSSEARYIFVYEISNVDDMLKLSKKERCNADGMDDKGHLVAFVHYRFTIEEEIPVLYVYELQLEHRVQGKGLGKFLMVLIELIAQKSKMSAMVLTVQKANMIAMNFYRNKLRYLISTMSPSQMGLQTNYELLCKSFDYEAKDGLQEGEDK, from the exons ATGGAAGCTGAGAAGAGCGCAGAGTCGAACAAGAAATCGAAGAATAACAGAGACAAGAAGATGACAAGGAAAGAG ATattagaaaagaagaagaaggtgcAAGAGATAATCAAAGCTGCTGTTTCTCAGAAAGACCTTTTTTCTTCCTTCCCAACTTTTCGCCATTACAAGAAAAAGG ATTTGTCTGTGTACTTGGACTCGGGATGCGGAGATAGCCTTTCTTCTCCAGTAAAGCAGTATATTCAGAATCTCCTCAAG GTGAATATGGAGGCATCCTATGGAACAGAGTGGCCTGTAGAAGAGAAGGTGAAGCGCAGGGAGATGGTTTCTTCTGAAGCTCGTTATATATTTGTGTATGAGATATCAAATGTGGATGACATGCTCAAATTATCAAAGAAAGAAAGGTGTAATGCAGACGGTATGGATGATAAAGGTCATCTTGTGGCTTTTGTACATTACCGCTTCACCATCGAGGAAGAAATTCCTGTTCTTTATGTGTATGAATTACAGCTTGAACATCGTGTTCAGGGGAAGGGGCTGGGAAAATTCTTAATGGTGCTTATTGAGCTGATTGCTCAGAAG AGTAAAATGAGTGCCATGGTGCTAACAGTTCAGAAGGCAAACATGATAGCAATGAACTTCTATCGGAATAAACTAAG GTACCTGATATCCACTATGTCACCCTCACAG ATGGGGTTACAGACAAATTATGAGCTTCTTTGCAAGTCATTTGATTATGAAGCTAAAGATGGATTACAG GAAGGTGAAGATAAATGA